The following coding sequences lie in one Peromyscus maniculatus bairdii isolate BWxNUB_F1_BW_parent chromosome 3, HU_Pman_BW_mat_3.1, whole genome shotgun sequence genomic window:
- the Gdf3 gene encoding growth/differentiation factor 3, translated as MQPPLRLSTLGFLLLCLAWGQPSKFQEYDFLQFLDLEKAPSPRRFQPVPRILRKIFQAREAAAAGGASQDFCYVKELGVRGNLLRLLPDQGFFLNTQNPSRDGSCLQKYLYFNLSAIKEKGTLTMARLTLDLGPRSYYNLGPEVEVALSVAEEPGLWGRSLPKPGRMLALQSVPGPQGPLHFNLQDVVKDWNGNRLENLGLYLEILAKGDRHSGVENTCDRLLRSLHASLLVVTLNPDHCPSSSRKRRAAIPVPKGSCRNLCHRHQLFINFRDLGWHKWIIAPKGFMANYCHGDCPFSMTTYLNSSNYAFMQALMHAVDPKVPKAVCIPTKLSPISMLYQDNDETVILRHYEDMVVDECGCG; from the exons ATGCAGCCTCCCCTAAGGCTTTCGACTCTCGGCTTCCTCCTGTTGTGTCTGGCCTGGGGCCAGCCATCCAAGTTTCAGGAATATGACTTTTTGCAGTTTCTGGACTTGGAGAAAGCGCCTTCGCCTCGCAGGTTCCAACCTGTGCCCCGCATCTTAAGGAAAATCTTCCAGGCTCGAGAAGCTGCTGCAGCCGGCGGGGCCTCGCAGGACTTCTGCTATGTGAAGGAGCTTGGTGTCCGTGGGAACCTGCTTCGGCTTCTCCCAGACCAGG GTTTCTTTCTTAACACACAGAATCCTTCCCGAGACGGCTCTTGCCTACAGAAGTACCTCTACTTTAACTTGTCTGCTATCAAAGAGAAGGGAACGCTGACCATGGCCCGGCTGACTCTAGACTTGGGACCCAGGTCCTACTACAACCTGGGGCCAGAAGTGGAGGTGGCTCTGTCTGTGGCTGAGGAGCCTGGTTTGTGGGGGCGATCCCTCCCGAAGCCAGGCAGAATGCTTGCACTACAGTCCGTCCCAGGACCCCAGGGGCCTCTTCATTTCAACCTGCAGGATGTGGTTAAGGATTGGAACGGCAACCGACTGGAGAATCTGGGCTTGTACTTAGAAATTCTGGCCAAAGGGGACAGGCACTCTGGGGTCGAGAACACCTGTGACCGGCTGCTGCGTTCTCTTCATGCCTCTCTGCTGGTGGTGACCCTCAACCCCGATCATTGTCCCTCTTCTTCCAGAAAAAGAAGGGCAGCCATCCCCGTCCCCAAGGGTTCTTGTAGGAATCTCTGCCATCGTCATCAGCTGTTCATCAATTTCCGGGACCTGGGTTGGCACAAGTGGATCATTGCCCCCAAGGGGTTCATGGCAAATTACTGTCATGGAGATTGTCCCTTCTCAATGACCACATATTTGAATAGTTCCAATTATGCTTTCATGCAGGCGCTGATGCATGCGGTTGACCCCAAGGTCCCCAAGGCTGTCTGTATCCCCACCAAGCTGTCTCCCATTTCCATGCTGTATCAAGATAATGATGAGACAGTTATCCTCCGACACTATGAAGACATGGTGGTGGATGAATGTGGGTGTGGGTAG